One part of the Anopheles coustani chromosome 2, idAnoCousDA_361_x.2, whole genome shotgun sequence genome encodes these proteins:
- the LOC131266789 gene encoding dnaJ homolog subfamily A member 4-like, with protein sequence MVKETGFYDVLGVKPGCSPEDLKKAYRKLAMKYHPDKNPNEGERFKQISMAYEVLSDPEKKAIYDEGGEAAIKQGGAGGGGGFHSPMDIFDMIINGGMGGRREQRGRDLVHRLTVTLEDLYCGATRKLSLQKNVICDGCEGIGGKRGTVHKCTQCQGTGMITKVQHIMPGFLQQNKVPCRPCAGQGEVFDEKYKCKKCDGQKKVRDKKILDVHIEKGMRKGQKIVFSGEGDQEPGLQPGDIVIVLEEKEHPIFKCSGMDLFMEMRLELSEALCGFTKVIQTLDKRNLVISTRPGEVTRHEEIKCILEEGMPRYKSPFEKGRLIIQFSVVFPDSIPVDAVKLLERSLPPRPFEEIPQDVETVNMVEFDPEQDSRSQYKNAYEEDEDEGAPRVRLQQCESS encoded by the coding sequence atggTGAAAGAAACGGGATTCTACGATGTGCTTGGCGTTAAACCAGGTTGTTCACCCGAAGACCTGAAAAAGGCGTACAGAAAGCTGGCAATGAAGTACCATCCTGACAAAAACCCGAACGAGGGAGAGCGCTTCAAGCAGATCTCGATGGCCTACGAGGTGCTGTCCGACCCGGAAAAGAAAGCGATCTACGACGAGGGTGGCGAAGCAGCCATCAAGCAGGGCGGTgctggcggcggtggcggtttCCACAGCCCGATGGACATTTTTGACATGATCATCAACGGTGGTATGGGCGGCCGTAGGGAGCAGCGTGGACGTGACTTGGTGCATCGACTTACCGTTACACTGGAGGATCTGTACTGTGGAGCAACCCGGAAGTTGTCCCTGCAGAAGAACGTCATTTGCGACGGATGCGAGGGCATCGGTGGTAAGAGGGGCACGGTACACAAGTGCACACAGTGCCAAGGTACCGGTATGATTACCAAGGTGCAGCACATCATGCCAGGTTTCTTGCAGCAGAACAAAGTTCCGTGTCGTCCCTGCGCCGGACAAGGCGAGGTGTTCGACGAGAAATATAAATGCAAAAAGTGCGACGGTCAGAAGAAGGTGCGAGACAAGAAGATACTGGATGTGCACATCGAAAAGGGAATGCGCAAGGGCCAGAAGATCGTATTCAGCGGCGAGGGAGACCAAGAACCGGGCCTGCAGCCTGGCGACATTGTGATAGTACTGGAGGAAAAGGAACACCCGATCTTTAAGTGCTCGGGTATGGATCTGTTCATGGAAATGCGGCTAGAGCTGTCGGAAGCGTTGTGCGGCTTCACAAAGGTCATCCAAACGCTGGATAAGCGGAATCTGGTCATTTCGACGCGCCCCGGCGAGGTCACAAGGCACGAGGAAATCAAGTGCATCCTTGAGGAAGGTATGCCGCGTTACAAGAGCCCGTTCGAGAAAGGACGCTTGATCATCCAGTTTTCGGTCGTATTTCCGGACTCGATACCGGTCGATGCGGTGAAGCTGCTCGAACGATCCCTACCGCCGAGACCATTCGAGGAGATCCCGCAGGACGTCGAAACGGTCAACATGGTTGAATTCGATCCCGAGCAGGATTCGCGCAGCCAATACAAGAACGCCTACGAGGAGGACGAAGACGAGGGCGCTCCAAGAGTGCGGCTGCAGCAGTGTGAATCGAGCTAA
- the LOC131266791 gene encoding retinol dehydrogenase 13-like: protein MSIFRNKFILASSAIGSLIGGTVLLKDYMQGASFQKTDVRADGKVVIVTGANTGIGKETAHALARRGAHVYMACRDMKKCEEARQEIVLDTRNPQVYCRECDLASMQSIREFAKQFKAEQPRLDILINNAGVMRCPRTLTKEGIEMQLGVNHMGHFLLTNLLLDQLKLSAPSRIVVVSSLAHTRGRIAVEDLNSANSYDEAKAYEQSKLANVMFTRELARRLEGTGVTVNSLHPGIVDTELMRHMGIFNSWFSAVFVKPFVWPFLKSPLYGAQTTLYAALDPDLQKVTGQYFSDCAPKDVAEQAKDERVAKWLWAVSEKWTGTLTGTAAVS from the exons ATGTCGAtatttcgcaacaaatttaTTCTAGCGTCGAGCGCTATCGGTTCGCTGATTGGCGGCACTGTCCTGTTGAA GGATTACATGCAAGGTGCGTCCTTCCAGAAGACTGATGTAAGGGCAGATGGCAAGGTGGTTATCGTTACCGGAGCAAATACCGGCATCGGGAAGGAAACTGCCCATGCACTGGCCCGCCGCGGTGCACATGTGTACATGGCATGTCGGGACATGAAGAAATGCGAAGAAGCTCGTCAGGAGATAGTCCTGGACACGAGAAATCCTCAGGTGTACTGCCGCGAATGTGATCTCGCCTCAATGCAATCCATCCGGGAGTTTGCGAAACA GTTCAAAGCGGAGCAACCGCGGCTGGATATTCTGATTAACAATGCGGGCGTGATGCGTTGCCCCCGCACGCTTACCAAAGAGGGTATCGAAATGCAGCTCGGCGTCAATCATATGGGCCACTTTTTGCTGACGAACCTGCTGCTCGATCAGTTGAAGCTTAGTGCGCCCAGCCGCATTGTCGTTGTGTCCAGTTTGGCGCACACGCGTGGTCGTATTGCGGTCGAAGACTTGAACAGCGCAAATTCCTACGACGAGGCAAAGGCTTACGAGCAGAGTAAGCTGGCAAACGTAATGTTTACGCGCGAGCTCGCCCGACGGCTGGAGGGTACGGGTGTTACGGTGAATTCGCTACACCCTGGTATCGTCGATACGGAGCTGATGCGACACATGGGCATTTTCAACAGCTGGTTTTCGGCCGTATTTGTCAAACCTTTCGTGTGGCCGTTCTTGAAGTCACCCCTGTACGGTGCACAAACAACGCTCTATGCCGCACTTGATCCAGACCTGCAGAAGGTGACCGGTCAGTATTTTAGCGATTGCGCCCCGAAAGATGTTGCTGAGCAAGCGAAGGACGAACGAGTGGCCAAATGGCTGTGGGCCGTTAGTGAGAAGTGGACGGGCACACTCACCGGAACCGCGGCAGTTTCCTGA
- the LOC131266795 gene encoding protein FAM136A, with protein sequence MIEQQKQRIEMEITKQLDDLDRNVLRKMQADMHDCAARCCKDTNSSMDTVQQCVERCSIPAQRAQQHVETEINSFNSRLQRCVMDCNDTIKDKMGSNPSEGDIAKYTAEFERCAIKCVDKHVAILPNMFSSMRKVLQSRATQ encoded by the exons ATGATTGAGCAACAGAAGCAGCGGATAGAAATGGAGATTACGAAGCAACTGGACGATCTCGACCGAAATGTGCTGCGTAAAATGCAA GCCGATATGCACGACTGTGCCGCCCGGTGCTGCAAGGATACAAATTCTTCTATGGACACTGTGCAACAGTGCGTTGAACGTTGCTCCATTCCTGCCCAACGAGCGCAACAGCACGTAGAAACCGAAATTAATTCATTCAACAGCCGTCTTCAGCGATGTGTTATGGATTGTAATGACACTATTAAAGATAAG ATGGGATCCAATCCTTCGGAGGGCGATATCGCCAAGTACACTGCCGAATTCGAACGTTGCGCGATAAAATGCGTCGACAAGCATGTGGCTATCCTGCCAAATATGTTTTCCAGCATGCGGAAAGTTCTACAAAGCCGGGCAACTCAGTAA